From the Halobacterium zhouii genome, the window CCATCCACGGGAGGCCGAGGGCCTCGTACATCGCTTCCTCCGTCTCGCGGGCGAGCAAGTCGCCGACGCGCTGACCCGACTCCGGGTCCTCGACGTCGTCGTCGGACTCCGTCCGACTGCCCGAGGCGCGTAGCGCCTCGCTGCTGACGTCGAACACGCCGTATTCGTTGACCTTCTTCCCCTGCGCGATGGCGTGGTTCCGGAGCGTGATGTTGTGCGCCTTGCCCCCCGTGAAGTACTGGAGCGCCGCCCCGAACTCCTCGGGCACCACCGCCCGCAGGTCGATCCGCAGACCGCCGGCGCGCACGCTCGTCTTCGTCGGCCCGAGGTCGAGGGTCTCCTCGACGCGCTCCCACTCCGTGAGCGCCTCGCCGACCGCCTCCCCGGATTCGGTCGCCACGAGCACGTCCACGTCGCCGATGGTGTCCCGCCACCGCCGCAGCGACCCCGCTGTCTTCGCCTGTTCGACTGCGTCGTGCGACCGGACGAACTCGAGAATCCCCGCAGCGACCGGCACCGCGTCCCCGAGCAGTTCGCGCTCCTGGGCCTCCCGCGCGAACTCGATGTGGTCGAGGATGTTCTGCTCGGTTTTCTCGCCGAACCCCGAGACTTCCTGAATCTCCCCTGCTTCGGCGGCCGCCTCCAGGTCGTCGAGCGTCTGGATGCCGAGTGCGTCGTACAGTTTCCCGACGGTCTTCGGCCCGACACCCTCCACCGCCGTGAGTTGTGCCATCTCCACGGGGAGTTTATCGCGTTCGTCTTCCAGTTCCTCGATTTCGCCGGTCTCGACGTACTCCACGACCTTCGACGCGATCGCCTCGCCGACGCCGCTGACGTCCCGGACCGCGTCCTCGCCCTCCGCCGCGAGGTCCTCGATGGCGGTCGGGTGGTCCCTGATGCTGTCCGCCGCGCGGCGGTACGCGTTCGGCTTGTACTCGACGTCCTGGGCCTCCAGCAGGTCGGCGTACTCCTCGAGCACCGCCGCGATTTCGGCGTTCTGGCTCACCGCCGGTCACCTCGCTGTGCGGGTGCGGCGCGCCGAGTCATCGCCGAATCCCCTCGTTGTCGTCGTTGCCGAGTGCCTGCTTGAGGAACGAGTACCAGCGCTTCTTGTCGGCGCGCTCGTTGGCCTCCGCTTCGGCCTCGAGGTCGGTCGCGCCCATGGATTCGAGCGCGTTCAGCGCGCGGTCGATGCCCACCAGCACCTCCACGACGCGCTCTCCCTCCTCCCGGGAGATATCCCCCTCTTCCAGGGTCTCCCGGCGCTCGATGCGCTCGCGGCGCAGCAGCGTCTTCACTTCGTCGACCTCCTCGCGCGTGTCCGCCGGGATGGTGTCGCGCTTTTTCACCTCGAAGACGAACGCCCCGAGTTCGAAGCGCTCGCCCTGCAGGTCGATCTCGTCGGGAATCGACGCCCCCACCGTCGCGGACTCCCGGTCGACCCGTTCGAGGAGTTGCTTGCGCTCGTACTCTTGCATATCCGCTGGTACCACCGGAGCGGCCAAAAACACCGTGGCTGTTTCCGGATGGTTCCGGTGTGCGTTGTGGCGCTGTCGGGATTCTGCGCTCGGTCTCCTGCCTGCCCGTTCGCCCGACGACGCTCTACTGCGACCCCAAACGCTTTCGCCGCCCCTCCCTAACGCCCGGTAATGGCGACGTGTGACCGGTGTGGCGAACAGGAGCCGATGCCGTACCGGTGTCGGCTTTGTGGCGGCACCTACTGTTCGGACCACCGACTCCCGGAGAACCACAACTGTCCGGGGCTGGACGAGTGGGACGACCCGAACGGCGTCTTCGACAGCGGGTTCGACGATAGCGGCGGCAAGCAACAGCAGCAGGCCGAGGGAAGCGTCGTGAGTCGCGTGACGCCGGACGCGAGCACGGGCGGCCTGTTCGGCTACTTCCGCGGGAACATGACGTACGTGTTCCTCGCGCTGATGTGGTTGACGTTCGTCGCGCAACTCATCTTCCAGAGCACCATCGACTCACAGGCGGACGTCGCGCTCTACGAGAGCATCTTCGTGCTGACGACCACGCACCCGGAGTACGTCTGGACGTGGTTCACGTCCATCTTCGCGCACGCCGGGTTCTCGCACATCTTCGTGAACAGCATCGTGATATTCTTCTTCGGCCGTCTGGTCGAGGACTACGTCGGCTCCAGGGAGTTCTCAGTGCTGTTCCTGGCGTCGGGCGCGCTTGCGGGCCTGAGCCAGATACTCGTCGGGTTGCTTCAGAGCACCCCTGCGGGCGTGGTCGGCGCGAGCGGCGCCGGTCTCGCCATCATGGGCGTGCTCACCGTGCTCAACCCGGGACTGCGCGTCTACCTCTACTTCATCCTGCCCGTGCCAATCTGGGTGCTCACCGGTCTCTACGCGGTGGTGAGCGTCATCGGCATCGTCGGGCCGAGCATCGCGGGCGCGAACGTGGCGAACGCGGCCCACCTCGTCGGCCTGCTGATCGGGCTGGCGTACGGCAAGCACGTCGAGGGCCGCGGCCGCACGCCCCGCCAGCTCCAGTTCGGGGGCGGCGGTGGTGGCCGGGGCGGCCCGGGTCGCGGGCGCTTCTGAGATGACCGCCGTCACCGCGGGTGGTCCGGGGTGAACGTCGTCCACCCGGAGTACCTTCCGGACCCCGGTCGCTCGCGCGAGGAGATGGAGGTACTCCAGCGCGACATCGCGGCGGACGCCGAGTTCGAGGACGACGTTGACTTCGATTCCGCGGACGTCGCGCTCTCTGGAACACCGACCGAGCATGAAGTCGGTCAGACGGAACTCGATGCGAGCAGCGCAACGGACACACCGGTCGTCGTCGGCGTCGACCAGGCGTTCACGGACGACGAGGCGGTGAGCGCCGTCGTCGCCATCCGCGACGGCGTCGTGGTGGACCGCGCGGCGGGGCACGCGCCCCTGGAGATTCCCTACATTCCGGGCCTGCTCTCCTTTCGGGAGGGAAGCGCCATCGTGGACGCACTCGAATCCCTCTCCGTCGACCCCGACGTGCTGGTCGTCGACGGCAGCGGGCGCATCCACTTCCGGCAGGCCGGCCTCGCCACGCACGTCGGCGTCCTGTTCGACGTTCCGGCGGTCGGCGTGGCGAAGAACCTCCTGTGTGGCACACCCCGCGCGTCACTCGACGACCCGCTCGCGGCGGGCGCTCGCGTCGCCATCGAGGCCGACGATTCGATGGACGCCCCCGACGGCACCGTCGTCGGCTACGCTTACCAGAGCCGCCAGTACCCGAATCCCGAGACGCGCCACGTCAACCCACTGTTCGTGAGCCCCGGCCACCGCCTGAGCGCCGAAACGGCGGTCGACGTCGTCGAGGCGACCTGTTCGGGGTACAAGCTTCCCGAACCGACCAGACTCGCCGACGCGTACGCCGACGAACTGAAGGCGTAGCCGCCGGCGGGGAGGTGAAGCGTTAACTACCAGGGCGGTGACGTGCCGGCATGGAGAACGTCGCGCTCGTCACTGGTTGTTCGTCGGGCATCGGTGACGCGACCGCCCGAGCACTGCTCGAGGAGGAGTGGACCGTCGTCGCGACCGCACGCGACACCGACGACGTCGCCGCGCTCGCGAACGCGGGCTGTGAGACCGCCGAACTCGACGTGACGAAACCCGCACAGTGCGTGAACGTCGTCGATGACGTCGTGGAGCGCCACGGCCGCCTCGACGCGCTCGTGAACAACGCCGGGTACGCGCAACTCGGCCCGCTCGAGGACGTGCCGACGCGGCGCGTCCACGACCAGTTCGACGTGAACGTCTACGGTCCTCACCGCCTCATTCGGGCGGCGCTCCCGCACATGCGGGAGGCCGGCGACGGAACCATCGTGAACGTCTCGAGCGTCTCCGGTCGCGTCGCCACACCCGGGATGGGCGCGTACAACGCCTCGAAGTTCGCGCTCGAGGGGATGAGCGACGCGCTCCGTGCGGAGGTCGACTCCTTCGGCGTGGACGTCGCGCTCGTCGAACCCGGGCCCGTGGAGACGCAGTTCTCGGACCGCGCGGAGTCGGAACTCGACCCGCTGGAGGGAAGCGGCGCCTACGACCGGCTCTACGAGTTCTTCGCGGACGCGAGCGCGGTCAACGGCGTCGGCGCGGTGTCGGCCGAGGACGTCGCGGACACCATCGTGGAGGCCACCGTGAGCTCGAACCCGAAGGCGCGCTACCCCGTCGGTCGAGCCGGGAAAATCGGCGTGCTCGCTCGTTTCCTCCCGGCGAGCGTGCTGGACCGGCTGTACAGTCTCGGGATGTCCCTCGCGTCGCGAGTGCAGTCGAGGGACTGACCGGACGGGTCGGGAAGCCGAGTTCCGGTGGTGGAGCGGGAAGCCGAGTAGCAGCGGCTTCGACGACCGAGAGCGGGGCGCCGGTGGTCGAGTCCGGGTCGGTGCGCCAACCGGAATCCACTTGTCCGCGTGGAACCGCGTCCCAACCAAACCGATGATACGGAATCGGGACGAGCTGGCTGGCGGCGACGGCCGGGAGACCGCACTCGCGTGCCTCGAGGCGGGCATCCGGGCCGCCCATCCGCGCGCGGTCGTCCGAGAGTCGGTCCGTCGCTCGGGGGAAACGCTCCGGGTGCTGGACGCCGAGTACGACCTCGGCGAGTACGACGAGGTGGTCGTCGCGGGCGGCGGGAACGCCGCTGGTCACGTGGCCGCCGCGCTCGAATCCATCCTCGGCGACTCCCTCGACGGCGGCGCTGTCGTCACCGACGACTTCGCGGAGACGGACCGAGTCGAGGTGCTGCCGGGCGACCATCCGGTTCCGAGCGAGCGAGGTGTCGACGGCGCGCGCAGTATTCTCGACCTTGCCGAATCCGCGGACGAGCGAACCCTGGTGCTGGCCGTCCTCACCGGCGGCGGAAGCGCTCTTCTGCCCGCGCCGGCGGGCGACGTGACACTCGAGGACCTCCAGGCGACGACCGACTCGCTGCTCGCGAGCGGTGCTCCCATCAACGAGATGAACGCCGTGCGGAAGCACCTCTCCGCACTGAAGGGCGGACAGCTGGCGGCCGCGGCCGCCCCCGGGGCGGTCGTCGGACTGGTGCTCAGCGACGTGGTCGGCGACGACCTCGGCGTGATCGCCAGCGGCCCGACGGCCCCCGACGACTCGACGTTCGAATCGGCGCTATCGGTGCTCGACGCCTACGACGCAGACGCGCCCGAGCGTGTCCGCGACCGGCTCAGGCGCGGCGCCGACGGCGACGTCTCCGAGACGCCGGGCGTGGGGGACGAAACGTTCGACCGCGTGACCAACCACGTGCTGGCGAACGCGCGGACAGCGCTCGACGCGGCCCGCGACGCAGCCGCCGAGCGCGGCTACGATGCGATGGTTCTCTCGGCGAGCGTGCGGGGCGAGGCCTGCGAGGCGGCCAAGACTCACGTCGCCGTCGCCGAGGAGATTGTCACGAGCGCCGACCCCGTCGAGCCGCCGGCGGTCGTCCTCTCGGGCGGCGAGACCACCGTGACGCTCTCCGGGGACGGCGGCGTCGGGAGCGACGCGACTGACGGTTCGGCGGACGAGCGAACCGAGTCCGCCGGCGGCCCGAACCAGGAGTTCGCCACGAGCGCCGCGGCGGAACTCGACGCGGCCGGCGTCGTGCTGGCGTCCGTAGACACCGACGGCATCGACGGCGCGACCGACGCGGCGGGCGCCGTTGTCGACGCCGACACGGTCCCCGATGGCGGCGCCGACGCTGTTCGCACGGCGCTCGCGAACAACGACGTCGCCCGGTATCTCGACGAGCGAGGCGCGCTCGTTCGAACGGGGACGACAGGAACGAACGTCAACGACCTCCGAGTGCTGGTCGTCGCGGAGCGGTCCTAGACCGCCCCTGGGTCGTTACAGGACCAGGCCGACCAGGCCTCTGAGGACGACGATCCAGACGATGCTCGTGACGCCGAGCGCGAGCGTCGCCAGCGTCCACGCCTGGTAGGCTGTCGCCGCCTCCATGTCGGTGAACTCGGTGATGATCCAGAAGTAGGAGTCGTTTGCGTGGCTCACTGTCATGCTCCCCGCGCCGATGGCGAGCACCGCGAACACCCGGCCCCACTGCGAGGCGAGACCGAGCGGTTCGAGCAGCGGTGCGACGAGGCTCGCCGTCGTCAGGATGGCAACGGTCGAGGAGCCGAGTGCGGTCTTCATCGCGGCCGCGATGACGAACGCGGCGAGCAGGCCGATGCCCAGGCCACCGAACGTGCTGGTGACGAAGTCCTGAAGCGGGAGCGCGCCCAGCACGTTGCCGAACGCGCCGCCGGCACCGGTCACGGCGAGGATGACGGCGGCGTTCGTGATACCTTCGCTCACCCACTCGTCGGTGACCTCGTCGGTGAACTCGGGGACGGCGGCGAAGGAGACGAAGGCGCCAATGATGAGCGCGACTGCGGGGTCACCGAAGAACAGCAGCCAGTTCTGGAGCGTGCCCGTGATCAGTTCCGGATTTGCCGCCTCGGGGTACGCGGCGACACTCCCGAGCGCGATGAGCACGATGGGGACCACTAGCGGTGCGAACGAGGCGGCAGGCGACGGAAGCGTGCCGTACTCGTCTTCGATCTCCTCGACCGTCATCTCCGGGTCGGGGTCGATGTGGAACCGGGAGGCGACCCGGTCGGCCCACACCGCGGCGACGAACACGATGGGAGCGCTCACAACGATTCCCGCGAGCATGACGAGGCCGATGTCCGCGCCGATGATGCCCGCTGCAGCGATGGGGCCGGGCGTCGGTGGGACGAACACGTGCGTGACGTAGAGCCCGCCGGCGAGCGCGACGCCGACCGTGGCGAGTGAGAGCGACGACCGATCGGCGAGCGTTCGGTTGAGCCCCGATAGGATGACGAATCCCGAGTCACAGAACACGGGAATGCTCACGAAACTTCCCGTGATGGCCATCACCGTGGTCGTGTGTTCCTCGCCGACGACGTCGAGAATCGACTCGGCGATGACGATGGCTGCGCCCGACCGTTCGAGCGCGGTGCCGATGATGGTCCCGGCGAGAATTACGATACCGATGTAGCCGAGCACACTGCCGAATCCGTTCGTGACGAGTGCCGCCGCCTCGCTTGGCGCGACTCCCGCGACGAGCGCGGTTCCGTACGCCGCGACGAGCAGGGTGAGAAACGCGTGTAAATCCAGTTTTGCGGTGGCGACGATGATGAACGCGATTGCCGCCAGCAGCAACAATACCAGCGGTATTCCCGATAACATGCAGGTTGTTCCCAAACGGATTGTTTGTATAATGCTGTCCCTACCAGCAACGATTCTGGTAGAATGTGTGAACTGTCCCAGGAGATGACGGCGTCTCAGTCCAGGCAGGACGCGACGACGCGAAGCGAGCGCTCGCCTCTGACTTCCTCCGCGAGCAGCGGCACGCGTTTCACGTCGTGGCCGCGGAACAGGTCCTGGGCGTCCGCGAGCGCGCCCTGCTGGACCGCCCAGCGTCGCGAGCAAAAGTCGCAGTGCTCGGGGTCGGGCGCGACGAACGCCTCGGTCGGCACGTCGGTGACGTCCGCGAGTGGCTCCATCACGCGGTTCACGACGACGGTGCCGACCGGCACGCCGAACTCGTCGAGTCGGGAGACGAGACGCTCGGACTCCACGACGCTCATCTCCTCTGGCACCATCACGACGCGGAAGTCGGTCCGCGCCGGGTCCGTGAGCACGCCACGGAGTCGCTCGACGCGCTCTTTCACGGCGTCGAGGTCGCCGAAGCCGTCGTCCTCGGCGCCGTCGCCGCCTCCGCCGAACATCCCCTTCACGCCGTCGAGCATCCCGCCGAAGCGCTCGCGCATCTGCACGAGGCGCCCGACCATGGAGTCGAGGACCTCCGGGAGTTCGAGCAGTCGGAGCGTGTGCCCGGTCGGCGCGGTGTCGACGACCACGCGGTCGAAGCGCTCGTCGTCCAGGTACTCGAGGAGGAGTTGCATCGCCGCGGCCTCATCCGCGCCGGGCATCATCGCGGCGTCGTCGGCGCTGTCGCCCGCCGCGCCCCCGAGCAGCGCGTCCAGACCGCCGGCGAACCCGCCCTCCTGGCCGAACATCCCGGCCTGCGAGAGCGCGTCGTCGGGGTCGATCTCGACCGCCCACAGCGGCGCGTCCTCCCGAATCTGCGCCGGCCGTGACGGAATTTCGGCGCCGAGTGTGTCCGACAGCGAGTGCGCGGGGTCCGTCGACACGACGAGCGTCGACGTGCCAGCGTTCGCGCTGGCGAGCGCCGTCGCCGCCGCCATCGTCGTCTTCCCCACGCCGCCCTTCCCGCCGTACAGCACGTACTCCGCGGTCCCCGCCCCGACGCCGGGGTCGAGGGAGTCGACCGCCTCGACCTCGAGTTCGTCCATGCGCCGGCATCGGCGTTCCACGTGGGTCAATCCGTCGGTCGAATGCGGGCCAGGCCCGGCCGTCTCTGGGCAAAAACAGCAGCGTCGGCGGCATCTGAACTCATCACTTGGCGTACAACTCGGCACCTGAATACAGTGAAAACGCAAGACGAACGTCGGACGCTGGCGCCAAATTGAAGCACGACTAGACGTTAGTGGGCGTATGCGCGACCACGCCGACGACCCCCCGGTCGAGGAGACACTCGGGGACGCCCTCCGTGACGCCGGGCACACCGTCGCCGTGGCGGAGTCCTGCACGGGCGGTCTCGTCGGGTCGCTGCTCACGGACGTGCCGGGGTCGAGTGAGTACTTCGACCGCGCCACCGTCACGTACTCCTACGACGCGAAACTCGACAGCGGCATCACCCGGGAGGCGCTCGACGAACACGGCGCGGTCAGCGAACCCGTCGCGCGCCAGATGGCTCAGGCCGCCCGGGACAGTGCCGGCACGACGTGGGGAGTCTCCACGACCGGCGTCGCGGGACCGAGTGGCGGCACCGAGGAGACGCCGGTCGGGACGGTCTTCGTCGGCGTCGCGTACCGCGGCGACTGGGGCTCGCAGTCCTCTTACGCGACTGTCGAGCGCTACGAGTTCGAGGGTGACAGAGCCGACGTGAAAGAGCAGATCGCGAGACGCGCGCTCCACGACCTGGCTGCGGAACTCGAGGCGGTGCGCGAGTGATCCCCGCAGCACGATGAACAAGCGAGACCACGTCCTCAACGGTGTTCTACTCGCCATCGGCCTGGGGTACGTCTGGTATCCCGCAGGCGGGGTGGCGACCCTCCAGACCATCGCCGCGGTCGCGGTCCCCGTGGTGCTCGGCGCGCTGCTCCCGGACGTCGACACGAGCCTCGGGCGCCACCGGAAGACGCTGCACAACCTCCCAGTGCTCGCGCTCCTCTACGCGTTCCCGTACGTCTTCGCGAACCTCCGGTACGTCTGGATCGGGGTCGCCACGCACTACGTGCTCGACGCCCTCGGGAGCAAGCGCGGCGTCGCGTTGTTCTACCCGTTCTCGAAGACCGAGTACGGCCTCCCGGTCGGCGTCGCCACCGTCTCGAAGTACGCGAGCGTCGTGACCGTCGTCGTCACCGCACTCGAACTCGCGCTCGTCGCGGCGGCCCTCCACGTCGCTCCGGATGTGGTTCCCAGCCTGGATGTGGTTCCCAGTGACGTCGCGAACGCGCTCGCCCGACTGCCCCGCCCGTGGTGACTCGCTCTTCGGACCGAGTTTACTCCCGGGAGACGCTGATGTCGATCATGTCACCGCCGCACTTCGGACAGACCTCCGGCTGGTGTTCGGCCTTCATCCGATTCCCGCAGTCGTTGCACTCGTAGGTGTTCTCGCCGGCGTTTCCCATACCGATGTCACGGCTGCTGGACGGTTGTACGTTACTGCCGTTCACGCCTGTGGCCGGTGACTGCCGCCGTACCGAGTCGGTGGCTGTCGCCGTATCGAGTCGGTGACTGCCGCCGTACCGAGTCGGTGGCTGTCGCCGTATCGAGTCGGTGACTGCCGCCGTATCGAGTCGGTGCTACTGCCACACTGGCTCAGTAGACAGAGACGTCGTCGAACCGGCCGTCGTACGCGATGTGGCGCGGGTGCGTCGGTTCGGTGCCCGAGAGGAACAGTCGGTCGACCTTCTCCCAGGAGTTCTCGTAGGCGAGGTGGAGTTTCTCCGTGAAGCTCCGTGTCCGGTGGCGCACGCCGTGGTGGTGGTACGTGCGCCGTTCGACGCCGTCCCGGAGCGCGGCGACGAGGTCGGCCTCACTCTCGATGTCTGTGTCGAACTCCGTCCACACCTCGCCGATCGTCCGGGGCAGGTGGGCGTACGTCGACGCGAACGCCGGGATGTCGTGGGCGTTCGCGATGCTCCGCGCTCGCTTGCAGTGATGCGAGAGGAGTTTCGGGTTGTACGTCTCCACGGCGTCGATCTGTTCGCGGTAGCGGCTCAGGTCGCCGGCGCTCAGGCTCACGTTCAGGAACGTCGGATGCGGGGCTAGCACCGCCGCGTCCTGCTCGTCGAACGCCGACAGCGCGCCCGAAAGCGTCACGAAGTCTGGAACGGGGTCTTCGAGTCCGATTGCGAGGAGGTGCCTGCGGTCGCGGTACGACCCCGTGAACACTTCGCGGCCCGGCACCACGAGCAACTCGTCGTCGGAGAACCGGTCGGCGCGCTCGCGCACGTCCGGCAGTCGCGTGAAGTGTGGCGCGTAGACGAGTACGTCGACGCCCGCGGCCTTCGCTCGCTCGACGACCGCCTCGTCGAGCACCTTCACGTGGAGGTCCGCCCGTGTCGTCGGCACGACGCAGGGTTCACACGCGGCCACTTAGCGACTTACGATTCGTTCGCGTCCCCGCGAGGACCGTTGACCCTTCGCGCACCTCCCCATCTATCGACTAGTGGTCGATACTGCTACCGCCGCACGAGTTAAGTGGTGTGAGAGCATGGGGCACAGTATGGGTGACACGAAGCGCGGCCGCGAGCGGAAAGGCCTGAAAAAGCGCGAACAACGCATCGAGCACGAACTCGAACGCGAGCTCGACGCGTCCGAAGAACCCCCGGAAGCGCCCGACGCAACCGAAGAGCCTCCCGAGGTACCCGACGCATCCGAAGACCCTCCCGAACCCTCCGAAACACCCGACGCGTCCGAAGAACCTCCGGAAGCACCCGACGCATCCGAGGACGACGTACACGTCGAGACGTAGTCCGTCCACGGAACCCCTTTCGTCGACGGAATCCACCCACGCCTCCATTCTTCGACAGTCCGCTGCCGAGCAGCGGTGCTCTCCGGCGGGAAGACTGTCCCGTAGCAGTGACCTCCCTGGTGGGTGCCGGCCGCTCAGACCAGTTCGTTCCCGCACTCGTTGCAGTACACCGGCATCCGTCCGTCGTCGGTGGGCTCCCGGACGCCGTGGCTCGTCACCTCGCCGCACTCCGGGCATGGAATCAGTGATTCGAGGTCCGCCCAGTTGTGGCGAGCGCCCGGCGCGCCGATGGCCAGTGCGCGCACTGGGTCGTCCGTCTCGTTTCGCCCACTCTGGAACTGACCCGGCGGGAAGCGGATCAGTTGTCCCTCCTCGACCGTCACCGACTCGCGCTCGGTCCCGACGTCGAACGTGGCCGTTCCAGCGAGCACGTAGAACACCTCCTCCTGGTCGTGGTGTGCGTGGAGGCCGCCGGAGAACTGCTCGCCCGGCGCGAGTTCGTAGAACGCCATCGATACGTCGTCCGTCCCGAGTGCGTCGGAAATCGGTCGTCGAACGCCGTGAACGCCGAGCGGATTCGGTTCGTTTCGCACGTCGTCTATCTCGACTTTCTCCATGCCTGCATCGTGGACGCCGGCCGGAAAGCTCTGTCCCGTGTCACTCCTGCGGGACCGAGAACGGACTGTCGCCCTCGGTCCACGACCAGCCCGGGAGCCGGGTCTGGAAGCCCGCTGCGAGCGCCGCGTCGAGGTCGTCGACGCCCGCGGGTTCGTCACTGACGTCTCGCGCGTCCGCCGCGCCGTCCGTCACCACGTCAGCGTAGTGGAACGTCGACTCCGCGAGCAGGCGCAGCGGCTGTTCACCTGCGATGATCCCGGCGAGTTCGCGCCCGAGCAGTTCGTCAACGACGAACCCCGGGTAGTCGTTCTGTACGTCGAGGTTCCGGAGGATGGCGACCAGCGCCGCGGCGTTGACCGCGCGGTCGCCGTCCGCGAACACCGCGTCCACCGCCCCACGGTACTCTTCGCGAGTGACGTCCGGGACGTCCGCGTCGAAGGCCTCCCCGAGGGACTGCCGGACGTCGTTCAGTATCGGAACCACGACGTCGGCGCGCTCGCGAACCCAGGCGTGTTCTCGCTCCACAGCGGTCGGTGTCAGCTCCATGGTGAGGTCTGGCACTCCAAACTTTGCGAAGGCTTTTATAACCCTGCCCGTCTAACCCCGGGTAAGCGGGTTCTCGTGCAGTTTCCCCGTGGCCCGACCGGACTCGGTCGGGAGTCCCGCTTTCCCTCACTGGTATGACGACACTCTCGGTCTGCTCCCCGCGCTTCTCGGAACGCTCGTTCACCGACCCGCGTCGGCAGCCGAGCGCCGTCACCAGTGATTCGGGAAGCGACCCTGCACGAGAGCATGTTTCCCGATTATGAGCACTGTAGACCAGCAACTCGAGGAATTACAGGACAAAATCGTCGACGAGATTCCGCCGGACATCTCGGTCACCGAAGTCAAATACGAAGGTCCGGAACTCGTCGTGTACACGCGCGACCCCAAGCAGTTCGCCGAAGACGGCGACCTCATTCGGAGCCTGGCGAGCAAACTCCGGAAGCGAATCACCGTTCGCCCGGACCCCGACGTGCTCTCCACTCCCGAGCGCGCCCGCGAACAGATCATGGACGTCATCCCCGACGACGCGGGCGTCACCGACCTCGACTTCCACGAGGACACCGGTGAGGTCGTCATCGAGGCCCAGAAACCAGGCCTGGTCATCGGGCGACACGGCTCCACGCTCCGGGAGATCACGACCGAAGCGGGGTGGACGCCCGAGGTCGTTCGTACGCCGCCCATCGAGTCCTCGACGGTGTCGAACGTGCGGAACTTCCTGAAACAGGAGCGCGACGACCGCCGCGACATCCTGGAGAAGGTCGGCCGCCAGATCCACCGCGAGGAGATGTCCGACGACGAGTACGTGCGCATCACCACACTAGGCTGCTGCCGGGAGGTCGGGCGCGCGAGTTTCATCCTCTCCACGCCCGAGACGCGCATCCTCATCGACTCCGGCGACAAGCCCGGGAG encodes:
- a CDS encoding GntP family permease; the protein is MLSGIPLVLLLLAAIAFIIVATAKLDLHAFLTLLVAAYGTALVAGVAPSEAAALVTNGFGSVLGYIGIVILAGTIIGTALERSGAAIVIAESILDVVGEEHTTTVMAITGSFVSIPVFCDSGFVILSGLNRTLADRSSLSLATVGVALAGGLYVTHVFVPPTPGPIAAAGIIGADIGLVMLAGIVVSAPIVFVAAVWADRVASRFHIDPDPEMTVEEIEDEYGTLPSPAASFAPLVVPIVLIALGSVAAYPEAANPELITGTLQNWLLFFGDPAVALIIGAFVSFAAVPEFTDEVTDEWVSEGITNAAVILAVTGAGGAFGNVLGALPLQDFVTSTFGGLGIGLLAAFVIAAAMKTALGSSTVAILTTASLVAPLLEPLGLASQWGRVFAVLAIGAGSMTVSHANDSYFWIITEFTDMEAATAYQAWTLATLALGVTSIVWIVVLRGLVGLVL
- a CDS encoding SDR family oxidoreductase, with product MENVALVTGCSSGIGDATARALLEEEWTVVATARDTDDVAALANAGCETAELDVTKPAQCVNVVDDVVERHGRLDALVNNAGYAQLGPLEDVPTRRVHDQFDVNVYGPHRLIRAALPHMREAGDGTIVNVSSVSGRVATPGMGAYNASKFALEGMSDALRAEVDSFGVDVALVEPGPVETQFSDRAESELDPLEGSGAYDRLYEFFADASAVNGVGAVSAEDVADTIVEATVSSNPKARYPVGRAGKIGVLARFLPASVLDRLYSLGMSLASRVQSRD
- the polX gene encoding DNA polymerase/3'-5' exonuclease PolX — translated: MSQNAEIAAVLEEYADLLEAQDVEYKPNAYRRAADSIRDHPTAIEDLAAEGEDAVRDVSGVGEAIASKVVEYVETGEIEELEDERDKLPVEMAQLTAVEGVGPKTVGKLYDALGIQTLDDLEAAAEAGEIQEVSGFGEKTEQNILDHIEFAREAQERELLGDAVPVAAGILEFVRSHDAVEQAKTAGSLRRWRDTIGDVDVLVATESGEAVGEALTEWERVEETLDLGPTKTSVRAGGLRIDLRAVVPEEFGAALQYFTGGKAHNITLRNHAIAQGKKVNEYGVFDVSSEALRASGSRTESDDDVEDPESGQRVGDLLARETEEAMYEALGLPWMAPELREDRGEIEAAKNGTLPDLLEIGDVRGDLHTHTEWSDGANTIAELVAGAAEFGHDYVSISDHAEGPGVFGDSGLSEAELREQAEEVEQVREDADITVFHGTEANIDAEGNVGDVSDDVLADLDVVVASPHSGLGDDGGDQTERLIRAVEHPHVDVLGHPSGRLINNRPAMEFDAAELGAAAAEAGTALEVNANPHRLDLWGSMVKAAIEAGATICIDTDAHSPDEFSNVEYGVHTARRGWAEAADVLNTRDAEGVRAFLH
- a CDS encoding DUF5788 family protein; this translates as MQEYERKQLLERVDRESATVGASIPDEIDLQGERFELGAFVFEVKKRDTIPADTREEVDEVKTLLRRERIERRETLEEGDISREEGERVVEVLVGIDRALNALESMGATDLEAEAEANERADKKRWYSFLKQALGNDDNEGIRR
- a CDS encoding rhomboid family intramembrane serine protease, whose amino-acid sequence is MATCDRCGEQEPMPYRCRLCGGTYCSDHRLPENHNCPGLDEWDDPNGVFDSGFDDSGGKQQQQAEGSVVSRVTPDASTGGLFGYFRGNMTYVFLALMWLTFVAQLIFQSTIDSQADVALYESIFVLTTTHPEYVWTWFTSIFAHAGFSHIFVNSIVIFFFGRLVEDYVGSREFSVLFLASGALAGLSQILVGLLQSTPAGVVGASGAGLAIMGVLTVLNPGLRVYLYFILPVPIWVLTGLYAVVSVIGIVGPSIAGANVANAAHLVGLLIGLAYGKHVEGRGRTPRQLQFGGGGGGRGGPGRGRF
- a CDS encoding endonuclease V; this translates as MNVVHPEYLPDPGRSREEMEVLQRDIAADAEFEDDVDFDSADVALSGTPTEHEVGQTELDASSATDTPVVVGVDQAFTDDEAVSAVVAIRDGVVVDRAAGHAPLEIPYIPGLLSFREGSAIVDALESLSVDPDVLVVDGSGRIHFRQAGLATHVGVLFDVPAVGVAKNLLCGTPRASLDDPLAAGARVAIEADDSMDAPDGTVVGYAYQSRQYPNPETRHVNPLFVSPGHRLSAETAVDVVEATCSGYKLPEPTRLADAYADELKA
- a CDS encoding glycerate kinase type-2 family protein, translating into MIRNRDELAGGDGRETALACLEAGIRAAHPRAVVRESVRRSGETLRVLDAEYDLGEYDEVVVAGGGNAAGHVAAALESILGDSLDGGAVVTDDFAETDRVEVLPGDHPVPSERGVDGARSILDLAESADERTLVLAVLTGGGSALLPAPAGDVTLEDLQATTDSLLASGAPINEMNAVRKHLSALKGGQLAAAAAPGAVVGLVLSDVVGDDLGVIASGPTAPDDSTFESALSVLDAYDADAPERVRDRLRRGADGDVSETPGVGDETFDRVTNHVLANARTALDAARDAAAERGYDAMVLSASVRGEACEAAKTHVAVAEEIVTSADPVEPPAVVLSGGETTVTLSGDGGVGSDATDGSADERTESAGGPNQEFATSAAAELDAAGVVLASVDTDGIDGATDAAGAVVDADTVPDGGADAVRTALANNDVARYLDERGALVRTGTTGTNVNDLRVLVVAERS